One genomic window of Numida meleagris isolate 19003 breed g44 Domestic line chromosome 1, NumMel1.0, whole genome shotgun sequence includes the following:
- the USP5 gene encoding ubiquitin carboxyl-terminal hydrolase 5 isoform X2: MAELSEALLSVLPSIRVPKAGDRVHKDECAFSFDTPESDGGLYICMNTFLGFGKQYVEKHYQKTGQRVYLHLKRTRKPKEEDANSSAGDPPRKKPTRLAIGVEGGFDITEEKFEYDEDVKIVIFPEHLDIPRDGLEGLPDMVRDRIASAVEAILTADSASRKQEVQAWDGEVRRVSKHAFSLHQLQNDVRIPPCGWKCSKCDMRENLWLNMTDGAILCGRRYFDGSGGNNHAVEHYRETGYPLAVKLGTITPDGADVYSYDEDDMVLDPNLAEHLAHFGIDMLKMQKTDKTMTELEIDMNQRIGEWELIQESGVQLKPLYGPGYTGIRNLGNSCYLNSVVQVLFSIPDFQRKYVDKLEKIFQSAPSDPTQDFSTQVAKLGHGLLSGEYSKPASAEGEQQPDQKGVQNGIAPRMFKSLIGKGHPEFSTNRQQDAQEFFLHFINMVERNCRSSENPNEVFRFLVEEKLKCLATEKVKYTQRVDYIMQLPVPMDAALNKDELLEYEEKKRQAEEEKQPLPELVRAKVPFSSCLEAYGAPEQVDDFWSTALQAKSVALKTTRFASFPDYLVIQIKKFTFGLDWVPKKLDVSIEMPEELDISALQGTGLQDGEEEMPDIAPPLVTPDEPKAPMLDESVIIQLVEMGFPMDACRKAVYYTGNSGVEAAMNWVMSHMDDPDFANPLVLPGSSGPGSTIACPDPPSEDSVATIVSMGFSRDQAMKALRATNNSLERAVDWIFSHIDDLDAEAAMDISEGRSAAESISESVPIGPKVRNGPGKYQLFAFISHMGTSTMCGHYVCHIKKDGRWVIYNDQKVCASEKPPKDLGYIYFYQRIPS; the protein is encoded by the exons ATGGCGGAGCTGAGCGAAGCGCTGCTGTCGGTGTTGCCGTCCATCCGGGTGCCTAAGGCCGGCGACCGGGTCCACAAGGACGAGTGCGCCTTCTCCTTCGACACGCCG GAGTCTGATGGCGGCTTATATATCTGCATGAACACGTTCCTGGGCTTTGGGAAACAGTATGTGGAAAAGCACTACCAGAAAACAGGCCAGCGTGTCTATCTGCACCTCAAAAGAACACGTAAACcg AAGGAAGAAGATGCTAATTCCAGTGCTGGGGACCCCCCAAGGAAGAAACCAACTCGCTTGGCTATTG gTGTAGAAGGTGGATTTGACATCACAGAGGAAAAGTTTGAATATGATGAAGATgtaaaaatagttattttcccGGAACATTTGGATATTCCCCGTGATGGGCTGGAGGGACTACCTGACATGGTCAGAGACAGG ATTGCCAGTGCTGTGGAAGCCATCCTTACAGCAGACTCAGCTTCCCGGAAGCAGGAGGTGCAGGCTTGGGACGGGGAGGTTCGACGTGTTTCCAAACACGCTTTTTCCCTGCACCAGCTTCAGAATGATGTCCGCATCCCACCATG TGGCTGGAAGTGCAGCAAGTGTGACATGAGGGAGAACCTGTGGCTGAACATGACTGATGGAGCCATCCTCTGCGGTCGACGCTATTTTGATGGCAGTGGTGGCAATAATCATGCAGTCGAGCACTACCGGGAAACTGGCTACCCCCTGGCCGTGAAACTGGGAACCATTACTCCTGATGGAGCTG ATGTCTACTCGTACGATGAGGATGACATGGTGTTGGATCCCAACCTGGCAGAACACCTCGCTCACTTTGGGATTGACATGCTCAAGATGCAGAAG ACAGACAAGACAATGACAGAACTGGAAATAGATATGAATCAACGTATTGGGGAGTGGGAGCTCATCCAGGAGTCTGGTGTGCAGCTCAAGCCCCTGTATGGGCCCGGGTACACTGGTATCCGTAACCTGGGCAACAGTTGCTACCTCAATTCTGTGGTGCAGGTGCTGTTCAGTATCCCAGACTTCCAGAGAAA GTATGTGGACAAGCTGGAGAAGATATTCCAAAGCGCACCTTCGGACCCCACACAGGACTTCAGCACACAAGT AGCCAAACTGGGTCATGGACTGCTATCTGGGGAGTATTCAAAGCCAGCCTCTGCAGAAGGGGAACAGCAGCCTGATCAGAAG GGTGTCCAAAATGGCATTGCTCCACGCATGTTTAAGTCCCTCATTGGAAAGGGACACCCAGAATTTTCCACTAACCGGCAGCAGGATGCCCAGGAATTCTTTCTGCACTTCATCAACATGGTGGAG AGGAACTGCCGCAGCTCGGAGAACCCTAATGAGGTCTTCCGTTTTCTGGtggaggagaagctgaagtGTCTGGCCACAGAAAAGGTGAAATACACCCAGCGTGTGGACTATATCATGCAGCTGCCAGTGCCCATGGATGCTGCGCTCAACAAAG ATGAACTACTGGAATATGAGGAGAAGAAGCGgcaagcagaggaagagaagcagccaCTGCCTGAGCTGGTGCGAGCCAAGGTGCCTTTCAGCTCCTGCCTAGAGGCCTATGGAGCTCCAGAACAGGTGGATGATTTCTGGAGCACAGCCTTGCAGGCCAAGTCTGTGGCTCTCAA AACAACGCGGTTCGCCTCTTTCCCAGATTATCTGGTGATTCAGATCAAGAAATTCACTTTTGGTCTGGATTGGGTGCCCAAAAAGCTTG ATGTCTCCATTGAAATGCCAGAGGAGCTGGATATCTCTGCACTGCAGGGAACAGGGCTGCAGgatggagaagaagaaatgccAGATATTGCACCCCCACTGGTGACACCAGATGAGCCCAAAG cccccatGTTGGATGAGTCAGTGATTATCCAGCTAGTGGAGATGGGCTTTCCCATGGATGCTTGCCGCAAAGCTGTGTACTACACAGGGAACAGTGGGGTTGAAGCTGCCATGAACTGGGTCATGTCACACATGGATGATCCAG attttgctAACCCACTAGTTCTCCCTGGATCCAGTGGGCCAGGGTCAACTATTGCCTGTCCAGACCCTCCGTCAGAAGACAGTGTGGCCACCATTGTCTCCATGGGCTTCTCCCGGGACCAGGCTATGAAAGCACTTAGAGCCACG AACAACAGCCTGGAGCGTGCAGTGGATTGGATCTTTAGTCACATTGATGACCTTGATGCAGAAGCTGCTATGGATATCTCAGAGGGGCGCTCGGCAGCGGAGTCCATCTCTGAATCTGTCCCTATCGGTCCTAAAGTGCGCAATGGGCCTGGAA AATATCAGCTGTTTGCCTTCATCAGCCACATGGGCACTTCGACTATGTGTGGTCACTATGTTTGTCACATCAAGAAAGATGGCAG GTGGGTGATCTACAATGACCAGAAGGTCTGTGCTTCTGAGAAGCCCCCCAAGGACCTGGGCTACATCTACTTCTATCAGCGGATTCCCAGCTAG
- the USP5 gene encoding ubiquitin carboxyl-terminal hydrolase 5 isoform X1 produces MAELSEALLSVLPSIRVPKAGDRVHKDECAFSFDTPESDGGLYICMNTFLGFGKQYVEKHYQKTGQRVYLHLKRTRKPKEEDANSSAGDPPRKKPTRLAIGVEGGFDITEEKFEYDEDVKIVIFPEHLDIPRDGLEGLPDMVRDRIASAVEAILTADSASRKQEVQAWDGEVRRVSKHAFSLHQLQNDVRIPPCGWKCSKCDMRENLWLNMTDGAILCGRRYFDGSGGNNHAVEHYRETGYPLAVKLGTITPDGADVYSYDEDDMVLDPNLAEHLAHFGIDMLKMQKTDKTMTELEIDMNQRIGEWELIQESGVQLKPLYGPGYTGIRNLGNSCYLNSVVQVLFSIPDFQRKYVDKLEKIFQSAPSDPTQDFSTQVAKLGHGLLSGEYSKPASAEGEQQPDQKGVQNGIAPRMFKSLIGKGHPEFSTNRQQDAQEFFLHFINMVERNCRSSENPNEVFRFLVEEKLKCLATEKVKYTQRVDYIMQLPVPMDAALNKDELLEYEEKKRQAEEEKQPLPELVRAKVPFSSCLEAYGAPEQVDDFWSTALQAKSVALKTTRFASFPDYLVIQIKKFTFGLDWVPKKLDVSIEMPEELDISALQGTGLQDGEEEMPDIAPPLVTPDEPKGSLGFYGNEDDDSFCSPHFSSPTSPMLDESVIIQLVEMGFPMDACRKAVYYTGNSGVEAAMNWVMSHMDDPDFANPLVLPGSSGPGSTIACPDPPSEDSVATIVSMGFSRDQAMKALRATNNSLERAVDWIFSHIDDLDAEAAMDISEGRSAAESISESVPIGPKVRNGPGKYQLFAFISHMGTSTMCGHYVCHIKKDGRWVIYNDQKVCASEKPPKDLGYIYFYQRIPS; encoded by the exons ATGGCGGAGCTGAGCGAAGCGCTGCTGTCGGTGTTGCCGTCCATCCGGGTGCCTAAGGCCGGCGACCGGGTCCACAAGGACGAGTGCGCCTTCTCCTTCGACACGCCG GAGTCTGATGGCGGCTTATATATCTGCATGAACACGTTCCTGGGCTTTGGGAAACAGTATGTGGAAAAGCACTACCAGAAAACAGGCCAGCGTGTCTATCTGCACCTCAAAAGAACACGTAAACcg AAGGAAGAAGATGCTAATTCCAGTGCTGGGGACCCCCCAAGGAAGAAACCAACTCGCTTGGCTATTG gTGTAGAAGGTGGATTTGACATCACAGAGGAAAAGTTTGAATATGATGAAGATgtaaaaatagttattttcccGGAACATTTGGATATTCCCCGTGATGGGCTGGAGGGACTACCTGACATGGTCAGAGACAGG ATTGCCAGTGCTGTGGAAGCCATCCTTACAGCAGACTCAGCTTCCCGGAAGCAGGAGGTGCAGGCTTGGGACGGGGAGGTTCGACGTGTTTCCAAACACGCTTTTTCCCTGCACCAGCTTCAGAATGATGTCCGCATCCCACCATG TGGCTGGAAGTGCAGCAAGTGTGACATGAGGGAGAACCTGTGGCTGAACATGACTGATGGAGCCATCCTCTGCGGTCGACGCTATTTTGATGGCAGTGGTGGCAATAATCATGCAGTCGAGCACTACCGGGAAACTGGCTACCCCCTGGCCGTGAAACTGGGAACCATTACTCCTGATGGAGCTG ATGTCTACTCGTACGATGAGGATGACATGGTGTTGGATCCCAACCTGGCAGAACACCTCGCTCACTTTGGGATTGACATGCTCAAGATGCAGAAG ACAGACAAGACAATGACAGAACTGGAAATAGATATGAATCAACGTATTGGGGAGTGGGAGCTCATCCAGGAGTCTGGTGTGCAGCTCAAGCCCCTGTATGGGCCCGGGTACACTGGTATCCGTAACCTGGGCAACAGTTGCTACCTCAATTCTGTGGTGCAGGTGCTGTTCAGTATCCCAGACTTCCAGAGAAA GTATGTGGACAAGCTGGAGAAGATATTCCAAAGCGCACCTTCGGACCCCACACAGGACTTCAGCACACAAGT AGCCAAACTGGGTCATGGACTGCTATCTGGGGAGTATTCAAAGCCAGCCTCTGCAGAAGGGGAACAGCAGCCTGATCAGAAG GGTGTCCAAAATGGCATTGCTCCACGCATGTTTAAGTCCCTCATTGGAAAGGGACACCCAGAATTTTCCACTAACCGGCAGCAGGATGCCCAGGAATTCTTTCTGCACTTCATCAACATGGTGGAG AGGAACTGCCGCAGCTCGGAGAACCCTAATGAGGTCTTCCGTTTTCTGGtggaggagaagctgaagtGTCTGGCCACAGAAAAGGTGAAATACACCCAGCGTGTGGACTATATCATGCAGCTGCCAGTGCCCATGGATGCTGCGCTCAACAAAG ATGAACTACTGGAATATGAGGAGAAGAAGCGgcaagcagaggaagagaagcagccaCTGCCTGAGCTGGTGCGAGCCAAGGTGCCTTTCAGCTCCTGCCTAGAGGCCTATGGAGCTCCAGAACAGGTGGATGATTTCTGGAGCACAGCCTTGCAGGCCAAGTCTGTGGCTCTCAA AACAACGCGGTTCGCCTCTTTCCCAGATTATCTGGTGATTCAGATCAAGAAATTCACTTTTGGTCTGGATTGGGTGCCCAAAAAGCTTG ATGTCTCCATTGAAATGCCAGAGGAGCTGGATATCTCTGCACTGCAGGGAACAGGGCTGCAGgatggagaagaagaaatgccAGATATTGCACCCCCACTGGTGACACCAGATGAGCCCAAAGGTAGCCTGGGGTTCTATGGCAACGAGGACGACGACTCCTTCTGCTCCCCTCACTTCTCCTCTCCAACAT cccccatGTTGGATGAGTCAGTGATTATCCAGCTAGTGGAGATGGGCTTTCCCATGGATGCTTGCCGCAAAGCTGTGTACTACACAGGGAACAGTGGGGTTGAAGCTGCCATGAACTGGGTCATGTCACACATGGATGATCCAG attttgctAACCCACTAGTTCTCCCTGGATCCAGTGGGCCAGGGTCAACTATTGCCTGTCCAGACCCTCCGTCAGAAGACAGTGTGGCCACCATTGTCTCCATGGGCTTCTCCCGGGACCAGGCTATGAAAGCACTTAGAGCCACG AACAACAGCCTGGAGCGTGCAGTGGATTGGATCTTTAGTCACATTGATGACCTTGATGCAGAAGCTGCTATGGATATCTCAGAGGGGCGCTCGGCAGCGGAGTCCATCTCTGAATCTGTCCCTATCGGTCCTAAAGTGCGCAATGGGCCTGGAA AATATCAGCTGTTTGCCTTCATCAGCCACATGGGCACTTCGACTATGTGTGGTCACTATGTTTGTCACATCAAGAAAGATGGCAG GTGGGTGATCTACAATGACCAGAAGGTCTGTGCTTCTGAGAAGCCCCCCAAGGACCTGGGCTACATCTACTTCTATCAGCGGATTCCCAGCTAG